One stretch of Chitinophaga pendula DNA includes these proteins:
- a CDS encoding RagB/SusD family nutrient uptake outer membrane protein, which produces MKITASIYLPLLLTGALLLGSCSKFLDEKDPSNFTVDNYFTKPEHARSAVNAIYASMRDPMNSGFGGGTWMMTEFATGLAETDLGQAVNSYFVKDLINTSDNGYGADYWAFYYKGIANANLAIEKIPGINMDDTERKRLLGEARFLRAWYYFQLIRMFGNIPLILKPVTLTSPDLRPPQAPVEDVYNAIIADLNEAETAGLPWIDISGKVSLGAVKSLMASVYLTMAGYPLQKGASHYTLAAKKAEEVIDSKQFRLFTTYADLHNPAKKNVEENIFMIQYKTQIIPSNWQVSILPYNKNISAYSDETGGIYANLNFVKSYEAGDLRAKEKQFFYTKYTSESDRNKVVELGGYYIYKHFDEVAQTSTANSDLNWPVIRYADVLLMYAEASNEISGPTTKAYDAINAIRGRAELLPVAGLSKDQFREAVWRERWFELCYENKTWFDMVRLRKAFNVTTRQFDNYVGHKFTYGPVITARELLFPIPTLEIKNNQHLKQNTGY; this is translated from the coding sequence ATGAAAATAACTGCTTCCATATATCTGCCATTACTACTCACAGGCGCCTTGCTGCTGGGTAGCTGCTCCAAGTTCCTGGATGAAAAAGATCCCAGCAACTTTACCGTCGACAATTACTTCACCAAACCGGAACATGCCCGGAGCGCCGTCAACGCCATCTACGCCTCCATGCGTGATCCTATGAACAGCGGCTTCGGCGGCGGCACCTGGATGATGACAGAATTCGCTACCGGCCTCGCAGAGACAGACCTCGGACAGGCCGTCAACAGCTACTTCGTCAAAGACCTCATCAATACCTCCGACAATGGCTATGGCGCCGACTACTGGGCATTCTATTACAAAGGCATCGCCAATGCCAACCTCGCCATCGAGAAGATTCCGGGTATCAATATGGATGATACCGAACGTAAACGCCTCCTGGGAGAAGCCCGCTTCTTACGCGCCTGGTACTACTTCCAGCTGATCCGTATGTTCGGCAACATCCCCCTGATATTAAAGCCAGTCACCCTCACCTCTCCCGATCTCCGTCCGCCACAGGCGCCGGTAGAAGATGTCTACAACGCCATCATTGCCGACCTCAACGAAGCAGAAACCGCCGGCCTCCCCTGGATTGATATCTCCGGTAAAGTCAGCCTGGGCGCCGTCAAATCGCTGATGGCCAGCGTCTACCTGACCATGGCGGGCTATCCCTTGCAGAAAGGAGCATCACATTATACACTGGCCGCTAAAAAAGCCGAAGAAGTGATCGATTCCAAACAGTTCCGCCTCTTCACCACCTACGCCGATCTGCACAACCCGGCCAAGAAGAATGTAGAGGAAAACATCTTCATGATCCAGTACAAAACACAGATCATCCCTTCCAACTGGCAGGTGTCCATCCTCCCGTACAACAAGAACATATCCGCCTATTCAGATGAAACAGGTGGCATCTATGCCAATCTTAACTTCGTGAAATCATACGAGGCTGGCGACCTGCGCGCCAAAGAGAAACAGTTCTTCTATACGAAGTACACCTCGGAGTCCGACAGGAATAAAGTAGTGGAATTAGGGGGATACTACATTTATAAACATTTCGATGAAGTGGCACAAACATCTACGGCCAACAGTGATCTCAACTGGCCCGTGATCCGATATGCAGATGTGTTACTCATGTATGCGGAAGCATCCAACGAGATCAGCGGTCCTACCACCAAAGCCTACGACGCCATCAATGCCATCCGCGGACGCGCAGAATTACTACCGGTAGCAGGTCTCTCCAAAGATCAGTTCCGCGAGGCCGTATGGCGCGAGCGCTGGTTTGAACTATGCTACGAAAACAAAACCTGGTTCGACATGGTACGCCTGCGCAAAGCCTTCAATGTCACCACGAGGCAGTTCGACAATTACGTAGGTCACAAGTTCACCTATGGCCCTGTCATCACCGCAAGAGAGCTGCTCTTCCCCATTCCCACCCTGGAGATCAAAAACAATCAACACCTCAAACAAAATACAGGATACTAA